In the Kwoniella pini CBS 10737 chromosome 7, complete sequence genome, one interval contains:
- a CDS encoding acetoacetate-CoA ligase, with amino-acid sequence MSTSAFAEPDLLWTPSNPSQTQTSLFREYINSTHSLRLQTYEDLYEWSISHRGDFWSAIWDFERIIGEKGEQIVNEESSPEENPKWFKGSKLNWAENQLRYSSLNQDDIAIISTSESTSTYIPKINRTTWKELDKLVGKVQRSLKLNGAKKGDRIFYWGGNVIESVILLLASSSLGCIFSSAASDFGLDGVKERSNQIQPSFLFLTNGVIYNGIIRPLLPLLPKLLESLNESPQKVIVINHLPEGLVPELLELKGKIQGWDEWLDDSEGKTIFERLDFNDPIWILFSSGTTGKPKAIVHRQGGMLLDSLREHHIAGDMGKGDIYFYYTTPGWMMYQYLISGLATGATIVLYEGSPLKDPACLFDMIDILGITLFGTSAKWIEVISKSYPSPKDNHNLSTMRQILSTGSPLPGALFDFIYENVKKDVLVGSITGGTDICSVFAGRNTSLPVYRGEIQSRMLGFALDTDGPPNQPGELICKKAFPIQPLGFWPLDGYGFSEEDVLAAQKRFKESYFKGTEGVWYHGDYVKITPSRSSNSGGIVMLGRSDGVLNPGGIRFGPTDIYSVLEGNEYARMGVEETLVVGLMVEGGADEKVILFVKMKQDMMLDDKLIKKIRTDIRLARSARHVPSKIIQVSDIPVTLTNKRVEVPIRKLINGAAVSSINPATLRNPECLEEYVELGAKMREDEGIES; translated from the exons ATGAGTACTTCCGCCTTCGCAGAGCCAGATCTACTCTGGACTCCTTCTAATCCGTCTCAAACCCAAACCTCTTTATTCCGAGAgtatatcaattcaacaCATTCTCTGCGTTTACAAACTTATGAAGACCTATACGAATGGTCTATATCCCATCGAGGGGACTTTTGGTCTGCGATATGGgattttgaaagaattatAGGTGAAAAGGGAGAACAAATAGTAAATGAAGAATCTAGTCCAGAGGAAAATCCAAAGTGGTTCAAAGGAAGTAAATTAAATTGGGcagaaaatcaacttcGTTATAGTTCATTGAATCAGGATGATATAGCAATAATATCAACTTCAGAAAGTACTTCAACTTATATACCTAAAATAAACCGTACTACTTGGAAAGAGTTAGATAAATTAGTAGGTAAAGTACAAAGATCATTAAAACTAAATGGAGCTAAAAAAGGAGATAGAATCTTTTATTGGGGTGGAAATGTTATAGAAAGTGTAATTCTATTATTAGCAAGTTCAAGTTTAGGTTGTATTTTTTCTTCAGCAGCTTCTGATTTTGGATTAGATGGAGTTAAAGAACgttcaaatcaaattcaaccttcttttctctttctcacTAATGGAGTAATCTATAATGGGATTATTAGACCACTTTTACCACTTTTACCGAAATTGCTTGAATCTCTCAATGAATCTCCACAAAAAGTGATTgtgataaatcatttaccAGAAGGACTTGTTCCTGAGCTGTTAGAGttgaaaggtaaaatacAAGGTTGGGATGAATGGTTGGATGATTCAGAAGGAAAGACGatatttgaaagattggaTTTTAATGATCCAATTTGGATACTCTTCTCTTCTGGTACTACTGGTAAACCCAAAGCTATCGTT CATCGCCAAGGTGGGATGTTATTAGATTCCTTGAGAGAGCATCATATAGCGGGTGACATGGGAAAAGGGGATATATACTTTTATTATACAACACC GGGCTGGATGATGTACCAATACCTCATATCTGGCTTAGCAACAGGAGCAACAATAGTTTTGTACGAAGGATCACCCCTTAAAGATCCAGCATGTCTATTCGACATGATCGACATTTTAGGCATTACGTTATTCGGTACATCAGCTAAATGGATAGAAGTCATATCCAAATCATATCCTTCGCCAAAGGATAATCACAATTTGTCAACTATGAGACAGATTTTAAGTACAGGTAGTCCTCTTCCTGGAGCTTTGTTTGACTTTATCTATGAGAATGTGAAGAAGGATGTCTTGGTAGGAAGTATTACTG GGGGTACGGATATTTGCTCTGTGTTCGCTGGAAGAAATACATCTTTACCTGTATACAGGGGTGAAATTCAATCCAGGATGCTGGGATT TGCACTCGATACGGATGGACCACCGAATCAACCTGGAGAATTGATATGCAAGAAAGCTTTCCCTATCCAGCCGCTCGGCTTTTGGCCTTTAGATGGATATGGTTTCTCAGAAGAAGACGTCCTGGCTGCGCAGAAGAGGTTCAAGGAGAGTTATTTCAAGGGAACTGAAGGTGTTTGGT ATCATGGGGATTA TGTAAAAATCACCCCTTCTCGATCGAGCAATTCAGGCGGCATTGTAATGTTAGGTCGATCAGATGGGGTTCTAAATCCCGGTGGAATTCGATTCGGCCCTACTGATATATACTCCGTATTGGAAGGTAACGAATATGCACGAATGGGAGTGGAAGAAACTCTTGTTGTTGGATTAATGGTTGAAGGTGGAGCAGATGAAAAGGTTATTTTATTTGTCAAG ATGAAGCAAGATATGATGTTAGACGAtaagttgatcaagaaaattAGAACTGATATTAGATTAGCTAGAAGTGCTAGACATGTTCCATCCAAG ATAATTCAAGTTTCGGATATACCAGTGACTTTAACGAACAAACGAGTAGAAG TACCGATACGAAAGTTGATAAATGGTGCGGCTGTGTCGAGCATCAATCCCGCGACTTTACGAAACCCGGAATGTTTGGAGGAATATGTTGAGCTAGGAGCGAAAATGAGAGAAGACGAAGGTATTGAGAGCTGA